The stretch of DNA TCCACCAGGGAAGGGCGGCGGCGGCTTCAAGCAATCGTGCAGGCATCAACGAGTCTCCGCGGCGCAGACGGCATAGCCGAACGCGGGCAGGGTGAGTGTCACACTGCCGGGAGCGGCAGCGCGAGGCGCGCACTGCCCGGCAAGTGTGGTGAAGCGCGTAGAGCCGGTCTCGACCTGCACGGCCTGCGTCAGCGGCTTGGCCGAGGTGTTGAACGCGAGCAGGGTTTCCGCACCCGTCGTCGGATCGAAGCGCGACACCGCGAGCAGGCCCGGCGTCTCGCTGCGGCTGCGGAGGAGCGTACGGCCCCGCGTGAGCGCCGGATGCGCAATGCGGATCTTCGCGAGTTCGGCGATCTGGCGGAACAGCGGATTGGTCTCGCCGAAGCTCTCGGTCGCGGTCGTCTTGGTCGTGCCGAGCAGCCGATTGTCGTTATAGATCGCGACCCTCGATGCGAACATGTCCTCGCGCGCGTCCTGGTCGTTGCCGTCGCCGACGAAGCCCTGCTCGTCGCCCGAATAGATCGTCGGCACGCCGCGCAACGTCAGCAGCATCGCGTTCGACAGCAGCACGCGCTTGAGCACTTCCGCGTCGGACGCCTGCGGGAACGCCTTCCGCACGAACGTTGCGAAGCGGCCGTCGTCGTGGTTGCCGGTGAAGGTCGGCAGGATCGCCGCGGTGTCGACGCCCTTCGCATACAGCACGTCGCCGTCGAACAACGCCTCGAACGCATCGGTGCCGCGCGTACCCGCGACCGTCTCGACCACCGCCTGGCGGAACGCAAAGTCGAGCACCGCGGGCAGCTTGTCGACGACCGTGTGCTGCGCAAGCACGGCGGGGCGAAGCTCGTGATCCGAGACTTCGCCGAAGATGTGGAAGTTCGGGATCCCTTTCGCTTGTGCCCGCGTCAGCATCGCCGGCACGAACTGTGCCCAGAATTCGGGGTTCACGTGGCGCGCGGTATCGATGCGGAAGCCGTCGACCTTGAACCGGTCGATCCACGATCCGAAGATGTCGATCATCCCGCTCACGACGCGCGGATTTTCCGTCATCACGTCGTCGAGTCCCGAGAAATCGCCCATCGTCGAGCTCTCGTTCATGAAAGTCGTGTCGCCGCGATTATGGTAATAGATCGGGTCGTTGAGCCAGGCCGGCACCTTCACAGCACGCTCGGCAGCGGGCACGTACGGCGTGTAGGCATAGGTCGTGTCGGTCAGCTTGGCGAAGTTCGCCGCTGTCCGCACATCGTCACCCACAAACCCACCATTTAAAGCCTTGCCGCCGACACCGCCCTTGCGCTGGTACGGATACGCGGCGCGGTCGCGGTACGGGCAGGGCGCGCCGACCGAGCATTCGCGGTACTGGATCACGTCGGCGGTGTGGTTGATGATGATGTCCATATACACCTTCATCCCGCGTGCGTGCGCGGCGTCGACGAACGCGGTCATGTCGGCGTTGGTGCCAAGATGCGGATCGACCTGCGTGAAGTCGGTGATCCAATAGCCGTGATAGCCCGCGGACTCGTGACCCGGCGAACCCTGTACCGCCTTGTTCTTGAAGATCGGCCCGAGCCAGATCGCGGTCGCGCCGAGATGCTGGATATAGTCGAGCCGCTTGGTCAGGCCCTTCAGATCGCCGCCGTGGTAGAAGCCCTTCGCGGTCGGATCATAGCCCGTCTTCAACCGATCGCCGGCGATCCCGCCGCGATCGTTCGAAGGGTCGGCATTCTCGAACCGGTCGGGCAGGACGAAGTAGATGACCTCGTCCTTCGGCGCGCGCGCGCGGTAGTCGGCGGGCGGCACGGCGGTCGCGCCGGACAACGCAAGCAGGATGGCGGCGGCGATGCTCATGCGCCGAGCCCTGCGGATGCGGCGCAATGCTGTGCGACGAACGCCGCATGGTCCTGCATCTGGCCAGCCTCGCGCGCATTCAGCTTGTCGATCGTATCCATGAATTCCCCCAGATCGCTCGTCGATATCGCGTCCGCCAGTGGGTGGTGGCCCGCCGGCATGATGCCTTGTCCCGCCAGCACCTGGAGCCAGCCGACTTCGGTAAACAACTCCTCATGCTCGCGGACGATGTGTCCGTTGCCGCGCCACAATTCGATCTTCGCGGCGAGCGTGTCGGGGACCGCCATGTCGCGGCACTGGCGCCAGAACGGCGTGTCGTCGCGCTCCGTCGCCTTATAGTGCAGGATGATGAAGTCGCGGATCCGGTCGTATTCGAAATCGCTCTGGCGGTTGAACTCGGCACGATCGGCGTCGGCGATCACGCGGCCCGGCAACAGCTTGAGCAGCCGCGAGATCGCCGACTGGATCAGGTGGATGCTGGTCGATTCAAGCGGCTCCATGAACCCGGCGGCGAGCCCGAGCGCGACGACGTTGCGGTTCCACATCCGCTTGCGCCGACCGGTACGGAATTCGATCGTCCGCGGGTCGGCCATCGCCGGCGTGTCGAGCCCGGCCAGCAACGTCGCGGTCGCTTCGTCCTCACTCATATGCGCGATGGAGAAGACGACGCCGTTGCCGGTGCGGTGCTGCAATGGGATGCGCCACTGCCAGCCCGCAGCGTTTGCAGTCGAGCGCGTGTAGGGCGTGAACGCATCGCTGCGCGCCGACGGCACCGCGATCGCGCGATCGCACGGCAGCCAATGCGTCCAGTCTTCATACCCGGTGCCGAGCGCCTCCTCAATCAGCAGCCCGCGAAAGCCGGTGCAGTCGACATAAAGATCGGCAGCGACAGTCGTGCCGTCCTTAAGCACCAAGCCGGAGACATCGCCGCTCTCGCCGTCGCGCGTGACGCGGACGATCTTCCCCTCGATCCGGTTGACGCCGCGCGTCTCGGAATAGCGTCGCAGATAGCGCGCATAGAGGCCGGCATCGAAATGATAGGCGTACGGCATCGACGGCAGCGCGTGCGACGTTCGGGCAGGACCACGCTGCATCCGCTCGCCAAGCGCGGCGTGCGTGTTGAGCGAATAGGCGCCGAGATCGCCGGCCAGCCCGAGCGACCGCGCGCGCAGCCAATATTGGTGGAACGGCAACAGCCCGACGTCGCGCCCGACGTCGCCAAACGCATGCATGTAGCGATGCCCTGGCTTGAACCAGTCGACGAACTCGATGCCGAGCTTGAACGTGCCGCCGGTCGCGCGAAGGAACGCGTCCTCGTCGAGCCCAAGCGCGTCGTTGAACAAATGGATCTGTGGAATCGTCGCTTCGCCCACACCGACCGTGCCGATTGCGTCGGACTCGATCAGGTCGATCTCGTATCCTGTCTCCAGGAACCGTGCGAAGGTGGCGGCGGCCATCCAGCCGGCGGTACCGCCACCGGCGATCACGATACGCAAAGGGTGATTGGCCATCGTCTACGTCCCCGCTTCGAGCCGCCAGTGCGGAGCATCTACGGGGCGGCGTGAACCGCCCCGCTATAGGCATCAGAACTTGTACGTGATGCCGACATAGTAGTCGCGACCATAACGCTGGTAATCGATCACCTGGCGCGGATCGTCGTTCTGATACGTCACGAACGGCCGGTCGGTCAGGTTCTTCGCCTGCGCCAGGATCGCGAAGTTCGCGAGCGGCCCCGACTGGAACTCATAGCCGATCTGCGCATCCAAAATGGCCTCGGACCGCGCGGTGCGGTAGGTCGGGTTGGCTGACAGACCCGCCACTTCGGCAAGGAAGCTCGAACGGTAGCGATAGTTCGCGCGCGCCTGGAAGCCCCATTTCTCGAAATAGATGGTGCCGCTGGCGGTGTATTTGGACAGCCCGGGCAGCGTGATCGCTTGGGTCGGGTTGCTGCCGTACTTGATCGTCGACTGCGTATAGTTGCCGCTTGCGAAGATACCGAACCCGTCGAGCGCGGACGTGATCGCCTTGAACGGCAGCGACACCGTGCCCTCGACGCCGAGCACTTCGCCGCGTCCGGTATTGGCGGGCGACGAGACGTTGCCGATGGTCTGGCCGGCCGCGATCACCTGCGCCTGCTGCGCCGCGGTCAGTGCGGGCAACAGTGCCGAGAAGTCATAGGCCAACGCGTTGTTCGGATCGACGAAGTCGGTGAGGTGCTTGAAATAGCCCGACAGCGCGACATAGCCGCCACCGTTGAAATACTTCTCGAACGACAGATCGATGTTGGTCGACTGATACGGCTTCAGATTGACGTTGCCGCCGGTCGACGTGAACACCGGGAACAGCCCGGCCGGCGTCTGGCCGATATTGGTCAGATTGATCGCAACGTCCTGCGTGACGCGCTCCTGGTCCAGGCGCGGGCGCACCATGGTCTGCGAGGCGCCAACCTTGACGAAGCCCAACGGGATCAGTTCGACCGACATCGTCGCCGACGGCAGGAAGTTGGTGTACTTCACCGACTGCGTTACTGGTGCGATCGTCACCGCGCCACCGACGACGCTGGCGATCTGCCCAGTCGAGCTCTGGTCCGAATGCACGACCTGCGCACCGATCGAGCCCTTGAGCGGCTTGTCGCCGACCAGGCCGTCGATCGTGACCTTGGCATAGCCGGTCCAGATCTTCTCGAGCACGACATTGTCACGGACCAGCGCGGACGGCCGCCCATTGAACGCCGCGTTAAGCGCGTTGTTATAGAGGTACAGCGGATCGAGCGTCAGCATCTGCGGGATGCCAAGGTAATCGAGTGCCACGTTCTTGCCGAGCAGTGCGTCGTTTGGCACGTTGCCGCTCAGCGGCGAATTGCTCGCCACGGTGCAGTTGGTGCCGCCGCCCGTCGGGCACAGGAAATAGGAGGTGTACGCGCTGGTCTTCTTGCGCTGGCTATAGTTGCCGCCGGCTTCCCAGCCCTTGACCACGCTATCCGAGAATTCGCCGTTGAGGCTGGCGCGCAGCGACTTCAGATCGTCCTTGAAGCTCGGCCGGTTGAGGAAGCCCGACTGGACGACCTGCTGTGTGCCGTTGTTGCCCCACCCTTGCGGATCGGTCAGCTTGAAGATGTTGGTGTTGGTGTAATCGAGCGTCGGCGAGAAGGTGTAGGTGCCGTTGCCGTTCTGCTTGACGGAGACGGTATCTGCCACGCCGCTCTTGGCGAAACCGGTGCCGGTATTGGTCTCGAGCAGGAAGTCGGTGCGCTTCGCACGGCTCCAGCTTGCATCGACGTTGAGGTGGATGCTCTCGGTCAGCTTGAGATCGTTGTTCCAGCCGAGCGAGAAATTGTCCGCCTTGCGCTGGTTATAATCGTTGCGCTGGACCGCAAAGACATTGCTGAACGTCGCGCCGGTGGCAAAGCCGTTGCTGACCGTCACTCCGGAAACGGTCGTGCCGCCGGGCGAGGTCGGCGTCGTCAACTGACCCGCCAGCGGGAATTCAATGCCGCGCAGGATCTGCGTTTCCTCGAAGTGCGAATACAGCGCGTCGAAGGTCGAGTGGAAGCTGTCGGACGGCTGCCACTCGATCGTTGCGACGCCGCCATAGCGCTTGAGTTCGTTCGACTGGACGTACGGCTTGGCGCCGTTGAGCAGGAACGGATCGGCCGCAGTGCCGGTGCCGCTATAGCCCCATGCGTTGTACCGCTCGTCTTGCGACGGCGTCTGCGTCGCCGACACGCCGATCGCGATGCCCAGCGTGTCGTTGGCGAACTTGTCGACATAGGTCGCCGACGCACGATAGCCGTAGCGCGTGCCATCGGGATTGAGCTTGTCGATGCCGTTCATCTGCGCGCGTGCGCTGACCGCAATGATCCGGTGCGCCTGGTCGAGCGGACGCAGCATGCGCAGGTCGACCGTGCCGGCGACACCCGCGGCGATCAGCGAGGCGTCGGCCGACTTGTAGACGTTGACGGTCTTGAAGAATTCCGACGGATATTGGTCGAACTCGACGCCCCGATTGTCGCCGGTCGTGACCTGTTCGCGGCCGTTGAGCAGCGTGGTCGAGAAATCGGGACCAAGGCCGCGGATCGACAGGCGCTGGTCGCGGCCTTCGAGACGCTGTGCGGTCACGCCGGGCAGTCGAGCGAGCGAGTCCGCGATCGACACGTCGGGCAGCTTGCCGACGTCTTCGGCCGAGATCGAGTCGACGATCAGGACCGACTGGCGCTTGATCTTGGCGGAGGATTCCAGGCCGGCGCGGATGCCGGTGACGACGATCTCGTCACCGCCGGCCGCATCGTCCTGCGGAGCAGGCGGCGCGGCATCGGCGGGCTGCGGCGTCGGTGCGGCGACGGTCGGTACCGCATCGACCTGCGCGGGTGCGGTCGAATTCGCGTTTGGCGTGCCGGGCGTCGCCTGCGCGAACACGGCCTGGCCAGGCAGGATCAGCGCGGCGGCGAGCGCGGTGGCGCTGACCCGGAGCGCGAGGCGGCTGTGCGCGGAAACGCCGGTCGTGGCGCGCGCGCGGCACGGTGCAAAATTGCTCATGAATACCCCTTTGGCGGGAGTGATCCCGCGCATCCTCAATGACTTGTGTCGGTAGCCTCGACGTCGTGCTTTCGCGTCGATTGTCGCAAGCCGGCTATATTTCGGGTGGGGGCGTTGCAAAAGAGACGGGCATACGTATTCACTGGTTCATGCAGACCCTGTCTCTTTTGCACCACTCTTGCCCGCCCAGGCGCCAATGACGGGCCGCCGACCGACATCGTTCGACATCGCGCAACTCGCGGGCGTGTCGCAGCCGACCGTGTCGCGTGCGCTGCGCGGATCGAAGTCGGTCAATGCACAGACCCGCCAGCGGATCGAGGCGATCGCGCAAAGTTTGCACTATGCCGTCGACAAGCATGCATCGTCCTTGCGCAGCCAGTCGTCGAACACGCTGGCGCTGCTGTTCTTCGAGGAGCCGGCCGAAGACGAATCGACGATCAACCCGTTTTTCCTGTCGATGCTGGGATCGATCACGCATGCCTGCGCCCGCGAGGGCTACGACTTGCTGATCTCGTTCCAGCAATTGTCGGGCGACTGGCACGTCGACTACCAGGACAGCCGCAAGGCCGACGGGATCATCCTGCTGGGCTATGGCGACTATGAAGCCTATCGCGCCCGGCTGGATCACCTCACCGAACAGGGGACCAAGGTGGTGCGATGGGGCGCGGTCGGCACCGGGCCGGCGGGCATCACGGTCGGCTCGGACAACCGCGGCGGCGGCGAGGCGGCGACGGCGCACCTGATCGCGCGCGGGCGGCGCCGGATCGCGTTCCTGGGGGCGGCCGATGGGCGATATCCCGAACTGGAAGACCGCTATCTCGGCTACCGGGACGCGTTGGCAGCCGCGGGAATGGCGGTGGACGACGCGCTGCAGGTCGATGCGATCACCACCGAAGATGCCGGACAGGACGCGATCGCGGAACTGACGCGGCGTGGTGCGACGTATGACGCGATCTTCGCGGCAAGCGACGCCATCGCGATCGGCGCGATGCGCGCGCTGGCGGCCG from Sphingomonas sp. HMP9 encodes:
- a CDS encoding alpha-amylase family glycosyl hydrolase codes for the protein MSIAAAILLALSGATAVPPADYRARAPKDEVIYFVLPDRFENADPSNDRGGIAGDRLKTGYDPTAKGFYHGGDLKGLTKRLDYIQHLGATAIWLGPIFKNKAVQGSPGHESAGYHGYWITDFTQVDPHLGTNADMTAFVDAAHARGMKVYMDIIINHTADVIQYRECSVGAPCPYRDRAAYPYQRKGGVGGKALNGGFVGDDVRTAANFAKLTDTTYAYTPYVPAAERAVKVPAWLNDPIYYHNRGDTTFMNESSTMGDFSGLDDVMTENPRVVSGMIDIFGSWIDRFKVDGFRIDTARHVNPEFWAQFVPAMLTRAQAKGIPNFHIFGEVSDHELRPAVLAQHTVVDKLPAVLDFAFRQAVVETVAGTRGTDAFEALFDGDVLYAKGVDTAAILPTFTGNHDDGRFATFVRKAFPQASDAEVLKRVLLSNAMLLTLRGVPTIYSGDEQGFVGDGNDQDAREDMFASRVAIYNDNRLLGTTKTTATESFGETNPLFRQIAELAKIRIAHPALTRGRTLLRSRSETPGLLAVSRFDPTTGAETLLAFNTSAKPLTQAVQVETGSTRFTTLAGQCAPRAAAPGSVTLTLPAFGYAVCAAETR
- a CDS encoding tryptophan halogenase family protein — encoded protein: MANHPLRIVIAGGGTAGWMAAATFARFLETGYEIDLIESDAIGTVGVGEATIPQIHLFNDALGLDEDAFLRATGGTFKLGIEFVDWFKPGHRYMHAFGDVGRDVGLLPFHQYWLRARSLGLAGDLGAYSLNTHAALGERMQRGPARTSHALPSMPYAYHFDAGLYARYLRRYSETRGVNRIEGKIVRVTRDGESGDVSGLVLKDGTTVAADLYVDCTGFRGLLIEEALGTGYEDWTHWLPCDRAIAVPSARSDAFTPYTRSTANAAGWQWRIPLQHRTGNGVVFSIAHMSEDEATATLLAGLDTPAMADPRTIEFRTGRRKRMWNRNVVALGLAAGFMEPLESTSIHLIQSAISRLLKLLPGRVIADADRAEFNRQSDFEYDRIRDFIILHYKATERDDTPFWRQCRDMAVPDTLAAKIELWRGNGHIVREHEELFTEVGWLQVLAGQGIMPAGHHPLADAISTSDLGEFMDTIDKLNAREAGQMQDHAAFVAQHCAASAGLGA
- a CDS encoding TonB-dependent receptor, with translation MSNFAPCRARATTGVSAHSRLALRVSATALAAALILPGQAVFAQATPGTPNANSTAPAQVDAVPTVAAPTPQPADAAPPAPQDDAAGGDEIVVTGIRAGLESSAKIKRQSVLIVDSISAEDVGKLPDVSIADSLARLPGVTAQRLEGRDQRLSIRGLGPDFSTTLLNGREQVTTGDNRGVEFDQYPSEFFKTVNVYKSADASLIAAGVAGTVDLRMLRPLDQAHRIIAVSARAQMNGIDKLNPDGTRYGYRASATYVDKFANDTLGIAIGVSATQTPSQDERYNAWGYSGTGTAADPFLLNGAKPYVQSNELKRYGGVATIEWQPSDSFHSTFDALYSHFEETQILRGIEFPLAGQLTTPTSPGGTTVSGVTVSNGFATGATFSNVFAVQRNDYNQRKADNFSLGWNNDLKLTESIHLNVDASWSRAKRTDFLLETNTGTGFAKSGVADTVSVKQNGNGTYTFSPTLDYTNTNIFKLTDPQGWGNNGTQQVVQSGFLNRPSFKDDLKSLRASLNGEFSDSVVKGWEAGGNYSQRKKTSAYTSYFLCPTGGGTNCTVASNSPLSGNVPNDALLGKNVALDYLGIPQMLTLDPLYLYNNALNAAFNGRPSALVRDNVVLEKIWTGYAKVTIDGLVGDKPLKGSIGAQVVHSDQSSTGQIASVVGGAVTIAPVTQSVKYTNFLPSATMSVELIPLGFVKVGASQTMVRPRLDQERVTQDVAINLTNIGQTPAGLFPVFTSTGGNVNLKPYQSTNIDLSFEKYFNGGGYVALSGYFKHLTDFVDPNNALAYDFSALLPALTAAQQAQVIAAGQTIGNVSSPANTGRGEVLGVEGTVSLPFKAITSALDGFGIFASGNYTQSTIKYGSNPTQAITLPGLSKYTASGTIYFEKWGFQARANYRYRSSFLAEVAGLSANPTYRTARSEAILDAQIGYEFQSGPLANFAILAQAKNLTDRPFVTYQNDDPRQVIDYQRYGRDYYVGITYKF
- a CDS encoding LacI family DNA-binding transcriptional regulator — its product is MTGRRPTSFDIAQLAGVSQPTVSRALRGSKSVNAQTRQRIEAIAQSLHYAVDKHASSLRSQSSNTLALLFFEEPAEDESTINPFFLSMLGSITHACAREGYDLLISFQQLSGDWHVDYQDSRKADGIILLGYGDYEAYRARLDHLTEQGTKVVRWGAVGTGPAGITVGSDNRGGGEAATAHLIARGRRRIAFLGAADGRYPELEDRYLGYRDALAAAGMAVDDALQVDAITTEDAGQDAIAELTRRGATYDAIFAASDAIAIGAMRALAAAGRSIPDDVAIVGFDDIASAQLTNPPLTTVTQDARRAGEALVRTLLANLRGEVAEDPPLPTRLVIRASSGA